The Ramlibacter pinisoli genome segment ACGAGGGCGCGGTCGCCAGCACGTCCAGCGCCACCGGCTGGCGGGCAGTGGTGACGAACAGGCCCGCGCCCACGACCGCGACGTCGGTGGGATGCGGCACCGGCAGCCCGACGATGCGGTCGAGCTCGCCATCGGGCGCGAGGCGCACCACGCTCCAGCCCTCGCGCAGCGCCGTCCACGCACCGCCCTCGGCGTCGACGGCGAGCCCGCTCACGCGGCCCGACCCCGCGGGCAAGACGGCCTGCCGGCGCACCCGAGCCGACCCGGGCAGCAGGCGCAGCAGGCTGCCGCTGGCCGGCACGGTGGCAACGAGCTCGTCCGCGCCGGGGTGGCAGGCCAGGGCCTGCACCGGCTCGTCCAGGTGCCACTGCGCGCTGAACGCCCCGCCGGGCTGCACCTGGCCGACCACGCAGCCGTTCGCCCCCGCCGCGAACGCCGCCCACAGCCCGCCACCGTTGCCGCCGCACACCGCCAGCAGGCGGCCGGGCGGCCAGGTGGTGAGCGGGGCCGACTCGCCGTCGGGCGTGACGCGCAGCACGCCGGCCTCGTGCGCCAGCAGCAACTCGTCGCCGTGCACCACCAGGCCGGTGATGGGCGCTTCCACGCGCGCCAGCTCGTGGTCATGGCCGCCGTCGAAGACGCGCAGCGCCGGTGCCAGCGTGTCGCACCAGTAGAGCCGCCGCGAGTCCGGGCACCAGCGCGGGAAGGCGCCATGGAACGCCCACGGGCCCTCCATCGCCTGCACCGCCGGGTCGCCGACCACTGGTGCGCCGGCCCGCAGCCGGGCGCCGGTGCGCCGCGCCGACTGGGCCACCTCGGGCCCGAGCAGCTCGGCGCGTTCGCGCGTGAGGCGCCAGGCGGGCCCGGCGACGCTGAGGGCGCCGCGCACCGCGCCCTGCGCATCGACGACCGCCGCGCCGACGCAGCGCACGCCGGCAACGCTTTCCTCCTCGTCGATCGACCAGCCGCGCGCGGCCGTGATCCGCAGCTCGGCCTGCAGGCGGTGGCGATGGGTGAGGGTGTGCGGCGTCAGCGGCTTGAGCGCCAGGTCCCTGACCAGCGCGTCGCGAGCCTCGGCGGGCAGGGCCGCCAGGATGGCCTTGCCCTGGCTGGTGCAGTACAGGGGCTTGCGCGGGCCCAGCGCCGCCGAGTGGTCGCCGTGGGCGCTGTCGCAGTGCCCGAGGGACACCACGTCCAGCCCATCGAGTGTCGCGACGTCGACCGTCTCGCCGGTCAGGTCGCGCAGGCCGCGCAGCTCGCCGGCGGCAGCGGCCACCAGGTCGGGCGACGCATGGGCCTGGCGCGCCAGCTCCAGGCAGCGCAGGCCCAGGCAGTACACCTTGCGCAGCGGGTCGCGCCGCAGCAGGCCGCGCGCGACCAGGGTGGCCAGCAGCCGGTAGGTGGTGGTGCGTGGCAGCGCCAGCCGCTCGGTGATCTCGCCCTGGCTGAGCCCGCCGGGCGCGCTGCCCACCGCGTCAAGCACGTCGAGCGCCTTCTCGAGCGCGCCGGTTCCCTCGCCGGTGCTGTTGGCGTTGCGGGTCACGGGGTTGGTCCCAGCATCTGGAAGTCCTGAGAGGGCAGGCCGGCCGCGCGGCGGGAGGGCGGCACCGACGGCGCACCATAGCCGATCCCCACCCGCTGAGACACCAGGGAGCGCGTCCACCATCCCGCGCCGCCGGCCGCTGCCCCGCGGCCTGCGCTCACTCGTCGAAGTACTCCGGATGCTCGGCGTAGATCGCGTCCACGTACGTCAGCGGCGACTGGATGTGGGCCCGCATCAGGTCGGCCGCGCGCTTGCCCTTGCCGGCCACGATGGCGTCGACGATCTCGCGGTGGTGGTCGATCGCGATGCGGTTGCTGCCCACCGAGGGGATGGCCAGGTGGCGGATGCGGTTCATGCCGGTGCGCGCCAGCCGCAGCGGCGCCCATGCATGGGGATGGCCCGCGATCGCCAGGATGGCGCGGTGGAACTCCTCGTCGGTGGCCAGGTGGGTGCCGTAGTCCTTGCGGGCCGAGGCACGCGCCTGGCGCTGCACGATCTCGATGAGCTGCTTGCGCTGCGCCAGCGGCGCCGCCGCGGCCAGCTCCGCGGCTTTGCATTCGATCGCCTCGCGCACGAAGATGGCGTCGGCGATGCGGGCGCGGTCGAGACGGGCGACGAAGGTGCCGCGCTGCGGCACCACCTCCAGCAGCCCCTCGTGCACCAGGCGGCGGAACGCCTCGCGCACCGGTGCCCGGCTCACCTGCAGTTGCTGCGACACGGCCTGCTCCGACAGCGCCATGCCCGGCAGGAAGGTGCAATCGAGCACCGCCTGGCGGATGGCCGTGTAGGCCTCGCGCCCCATCGCGCCGCGCGCGGGCAGCTCGGCCGAGTCGGGCGCAGGCGCGGGCGCTGCGGCCAGGTCGGGAATGTGCGGTCGGGTTCGGGCCATGCGATGCGTGCTGCCGGTTGGGACACTTTCCGTTGAAACCCTGATGGCAGCGACGGGCGACGCTGCTAGGATACTAGTATGTTAGCAAAGGAGACACCGATGTCCAGCTCTTCTTCCAGGCGTCACTGGCTGCGGCACGCCGCAGCCGCCGCCCTGGCCTGTGTCCTTCCGCTGGCGGCCCATGCGCAGGCCGACTACCCGAACAAGCCGATCAAGATGATCGTGGCGTTCCCGGCCGGCGGCACCAGCGACGTGATGGGCCGCATGGTGGCCGACGAACTGGGCAAGCGGCTCGGGCAGCCGGTGCTGGTGGAGAACATCGGCGGCGCCGGTGGCGTGATCGGCATGGACCGCGCGCTGAAGATGCCGGCCGACGGCTACACCCTCATCCAGACCGGCGTGGGCCAGAACGCGGTGGCGCATGGCATCAACGCCAAGGTGCCGTACGACACCGACAAGGACTTCATCCACCTGACCCAGGTGCACTCCGGCCCCAACGTGCTGGTGGTGCATCCGTCGACGCCGTTCAAGACCTTCAAGGACCTGATCGACTACGCCAAGGCCAACCCCGGCAAGCTGAGCTACGGCTACACGCCGGCCGCCTCCGGCCACATGGCGATGGAACTGCTCAAGCAGACCGCGAAGATCTTCATGGTGGGCATCCCCTACCGCGGCGGCGGTCCCATGATGACCGACATCCTCGGCGGCACCATCCCGCTGATGTTCATCAACCAGGACGTCGCGCTGCAGCACATCAAGGCCGGCAAGCTGCGCCCGCTGGCCGTCAGCAGTGCCGAGCGCAACCCGCTGTACCCGGACGTGCCCACCATCGGCGAGTCGGGCTACCCCAACTTCACCGCCCTCTCGTGGTCGGGCATGTCGGTTGCCAAGGGCACGCCCAAGCCCATCGCCGACAAGCTCGAAGCCGCCCTGGTCGCCGTGATGCAGTCGCCCCAGATCAGGCAGCGCATGGAGTCGCAGGGCTTCGTGGTGCCGCCCCAGGGCTCGCAGGCGTACACGAAGTTCGTGCACGAGGAGCACGACCGCTGGGTGAAGGTGATCAAGACGGCGGGAATCAAGGAGGAGTGATGCGGCTGCGCCGCGCCCTCCTGCGGCTGCCCGCCGCCCCGGCGCAGGCCGGGACCCACGAACGCCATGCGCCTCTAAGCCGTCCCATGAGCCTTTCCCTCGTCATGGCGGGCTCGACCCGCGATCCATCTCCCGCGTCTGGTCGTGCCCGATCCGCGCTCCGGAGCCGGATGCCGGGTCGAGCCCGGCATGACGGCAGCTGAAGTCCTGCCCCGTCTCGCCTCGTCTCCTCCCGTTCCTTCCCGTCGTCTCCGCACCGACCCCATGACCCGCAAGACCTACGACCAACTCCGTTCCGCGCGCTGGTTCGCGCCCGACGACCTGCGCTCGTTCGGCCATCGCTCGCGCGCCCTGCAGATCGGCTACGACCATGCCGACTGGCAGGGCAAACCGGTGATCGCCATCCTCAACACCTGGAGCGACATCAGCACCTGCCACTCGCACTTCAAGCAGCGCGTCGAGGAGGTCAAGCGCGGCGTGCTGCAGGCCGGCGGCTTTCCCATCGAACTGCCCGCCATCTCGCTGTCGGAGAGCTTCGTCAAGCCGACCACCATGCTGTACCGCAACCTGCTGGCCATCGAGGCCGAGGAACTGCTGCGCAGCCATCCGATGGATGGCGCCGTGCTGATGGGGGGCTGCGACAAGACCACGCCCGGCCTGCTGATGGGCGCCCTGAGCATGGGCATTCCGTGCATCTACCTGCCGGCGGGCCCGATGCTGCGCGGCAACTGGAAGGGCAACGTGCTGGGCTCCGGCTCCGACAGCTGGAAGTACTGGGACGAACGGCGCGCCGGCAAGATCACCGAGACCCAGTGGATGGAGATCGAAGGCAGCATCGCGCGCAGCGCCGGCACCTGCATGACCATGGGCACGGCAGCCACGATGATGGGCATCACCGAGGCGCTGGGCCTCACCCTGCCCGGCGCCAGCAGCATCCCGGCGGTCGACGCCAACCACCAGCGCATGGCCACCCAGTGCGGCCGCCGCATCGTCGAGATGGTCTGGGACGACCTGACGCCGTCCAGGGTGCTCACGCGCAGGAACTTCGAGAACGCCATCACGGTGGCGATGGCCGAAGGCTGCTCCACCAACGCCATCATCCACCTCGTGGCCATGTCGCGCCGCGCCGGCGGCGACTGCGCGGTGTCGCTGGACGACTTCGACGCCTT includes the following:
- a CDS encoding Bug family tripartite tricarboxylate transporter substrate binding protein codes for the protein MSSSSSRRHWLRHAAAAALACVLPLAAHAQADYPNKPIKMIVAFPAGGTSDVMGRMVADELGKRLGQPVLVENIGGAGGVIGMDRALKMPADGYTLIQTGVGQNAVAHGINAKVPYDTDKDFIHLTQVHSGPNVLVVHPSTPFKTFKDLIDYAKANPGKLSYGYTPAASGHMAMELLKQTAKIFMVGIPYRGGGPMMTDILGGTIPLMFINQDVALQHIKAGKLRPLAVSSAERNPLYPDVPTIGESGYPNFTALSWSGMSVAKGTPKPIADKLEAALVAVMQSPQIRQRMESQGFVVPPQGSQAYTKFVHEEHDRWVKVIKTAGIKEE
- a CDS encoding GntR family transcriptional regulator — its product is MARTRPHIPDLAAAPAPAPDSAELPARGAMGREAYTAIRQAVLDCTFLPGMALSEQAVSQQLQVSRAPVREAFRRLVHEGLLEVVPQRGTFVARLDRARIADAIFVREAIECKAAELAAAAPLAQRKQLIEIVQRQARASARKDYGTHLATDEEFHRAILAIAGHPHAWAPLRLARTGMNRIRHLAIPSVGSNRIAIDHHREIVDAIVAGKGKRAADLMRAHIQSPLTYVDAIYAEHPEYFDE
- a CDS encoding IclR family transcriptional regulator domain-containing protein; its protein translation is MTRNANSTGEGTGALEKALDVLDAVGSAPGGLSQGEITERLALPRTTTYRLLATLVARGLLRRDPLRKVYCLGLRCLELARQAHASPDLVAAAAGELRGLRDLTGETVDVATLDGLDVVSLGHCDSAHGDHSAALGPRKPLYCTSQGKAILAALPAEARDALVRDLALKPLTPHTLTHRHRLQAELRITAARGWSIDEEESVAGVRCVGAAVVDAQGAVRGALSVAGPAWRLTRERAELLGPEVAQSARRTGARLRAGAPVVGDPAVQAMEGPWAFHGAFPRWCPDSRRLYWCDTLAPALRVFDGGHDHELARVEAPITGLVVHGDELLLAHEAGVLRVTPDGESAPLTTWPPGRLLAVCGGNGGGLWAAFAAGANGCVVGQVQPGGAFSAQWHLDEPVQALACHPGADELVATVPASGSLLRLLPGSARVRRQAVLPAGSGRVSGLAVDAEGGAWTALREGWSVVRLAPDGELDRIVGLPVPHPTDVAVVGAGLFVTTARQPVALDVLATAPSSGRLLAVSLQG
- the araD gene encoding L-arabinonate dehydratase codes for the protein MTRKTYDQLRSARWFAPDDLRSFGHRSRALQIGYDHADWQGKPVIAILNTWSDISTCHSHFKQRVEEVKRGVLQAGGFPIELPAISLSESFVKPTTMLYRNLLAIEAEELLRSHPMDGAVLMGGCDKTTPGLLMGALSMGIPCIYLPAGPMLRGNWKGNVLGSGSDSWKYWDERRAGKITETQWMEIEGSIARSAGTCMTMGTAATMMGITEALGLTLPGASSIPAVDANHQRMATQCGRRIVEMVWDDLTPSRVLTRRNFENAITVAMAEGCSTNAIIHLVAMSRRAGGDCAVSLDDFDAFSRKVPVIANIRPSGDTYLMEDFYYAGGMRGLMKTLADGGLLHLDTMTVSGQTLGQTLEGAEVYNADVIRPLSNPIYQEGALAVLRGNLAPDGCVIKPSAVAPHLLQHSGPALVFDDYPALKAAIDDPDLDVTPDHVLILRNAGPQGGPGMPEWGMVPIPTKLVKQGVRDMLRISDARMSGTSYGACVLHVSPESYVGGPLALVRTGDIVTVDVPARTIHMDVSDAELARRKAAWTPPPRRFERGYGYMFSQHILQAHEGCDFDYLETGFGPAIGEPAIY